The genomic window AAGCTGCAGGGGCCGGCGTTCCGGAAACGACCCCGGTGATGTGGGTGGCGAACCCGGCCGAGTCGTTTCAACCGATCGAGGGATTTGGTGCGTCGGATGCATGGGCGGCCCAATTCGTCGGGCGCTGGCCGGAAGAGACCCGGCAACAGGTGGCACGGCTCCTGTTCAGTCGCGAGTTCGACCCGGCCGGACGACCTCGGGGGATTGGCCTTTCGATCTGGCGGTTCAACATCGGGGCCGGCAGCGCCGAACAGGGGGCCGACAGCGGCATTCGCGACCCATGGCGGCGGGCCGAGTGTTTCCAGAATGCGCAAGGCTATTGGGATTGGTCCAAGCAGGCCGGTCAACAGTGGTTTCTGGAGGCGGCCCGGCGCCACGGTGTGGAAACCGTGGTCGCCTTCGTCAACAGCCCGCCGGTGCACCTGACCCGCAACGGGCGTGCCTGGGGCGACGGCTCCGAACACAGCAACCTTGCCCCCGAACGATACGCCGCTTTTGCCGAGTTTCTGGCGACGGTGTGTGAGCATTTCGAGAAGGCCGGCCTGCCCTTCGACTACCTCAGCCCGATCAATGAACCCCAATGGCGCTGGTCACGTCGCAACGGCCAGGAGGGATGCCCCTGGACCAACGAGGAAATTCGTGCCTTGGTGCCGGTATTGGGCCGGGCCCTCCAGACGCGCGGATTGAAGGTTCGGCTTGTGCTGCCGGAAGCGGCCCAATTGCTTCATTTGCTGGGCCCCACGGAGGGTGAACCGCTCTGTTCGGATCAGCTGCGGGAGTTGTTCGGGGACCGGTCCGACGCGCTCCTGCGCACGCCCGCGGTGGCACCAGTGGTGGCCGCGCATGGCTACGGCACAACCACGAGCCGAACTCAGTTGCGCCGGGTCCGGCAGGATCTCGGAGAACGGCTCCGCACCGACCATCCGCGCCTGCGGTACTGGATGAGCGAGTACTGCATCCTGGACGAGAATGACGGCGGCCGGCTGCGCGGCCCGGGCCGCGACCTCGGGATTGAGCCGGCGCTGTTTGTGGCCGAGGTGATTCATCAGGATCTGGTGTTGGCCTGGGCCACGTCGTGGCAATGGTGGCTGGCCATCAGCCCGTACGATTACAAGGACGGACTGGTGTATGTGGATCGCAACCCTGCCGGAGGCCGGGTGTACGAATCCAAGCTGCTCTGGGCCGTGGGGCATTACGCACGGTTTGTGCGACCCGGGGCGGTCCGGATCCACGTGCAGGTGGACCCGGCCGGGGCGCGTCTGCCGGATGAGTCGGGCCCATGGATTTCGGGATTTCGACATCCCCGGTCCGGCACGTACACGTTTGTGGCGTTGAACCGGACGGACCGCGAAGTGCCGGTGATCCTGCGGATGGCCGACGGGTCGCGACTCAGGTTCCGATCGTATCTAACGACGCCGGAGCCCGATGTGAATCTGCAGCCGGGCCCTCTCATGGAAACCGGTCGGGCTTGGACTCTCCCGGCCCGAAGCATGGTGACGTGGGTGAGTGAGTTGTAACAGGCATGGCGAATGACCGGCCCGCTCTGGTGGCCAGACTGCCCGGACCCCGCGTCCCGGCCGACCGGGCAATTGGCAATTTTTAAAGGCGTTTTGTCAGGAACGGCATTCATGCCACGGGGCGCGCGTCGTTATAAGAGCGCTGGAAAACGAAAGAAAACCCGCTCGATTCAGAAGCTATGAAGACGCGATTCCTGCCCGCACTGATTGCATCGGCTGCGATTTCCGTGGCACCCATGAAGGCGGCGGCGGTGCTGCTGGCCTACGAAGGGTTCGATTACACCCCCGGTCAGAGCCTGGTGGGACAGTCCGGTGGCCTGGGCTTTGCCACCAACTGGCTGGGCGACGCGAACACCACCGCCAACACCTTGATTGTCGCCGGTAGCTTTACCTACACGGACGCGTTTGGGAACACATTGGTGACCTCGGGTAACCGCGTTTGGGTGACCGGTGACGGTCGGCCTGAGGGGGACAACTTTCCCGGCGGCGTCAACGGGAACGCCGCCCCGCGAAGGCTGCTTGACGTGGATCGCGGCCTTGACAGCGAACCCACGACGACGTGGGTCAGCTTGCTGGCGTTGCGGGTGGGGATGCCTTACGAGTACAACAGCCCGGACGGTAAGGTGGCCTATTACGGCCGCGGCGTCGGGGCGCTCCAGTTCTTTTATAATGCCTCAAGGAACATCAGCTCGAGTGCCGGCAACGAGATGGTCTCCATCGGGCGGGGGTCGGAGAACACCTCGGGCATCGACCCGAACCGCAATGTTGACACCTGGGCGGTGTTGAATCGTGGTTCGGCGGCCCAGCAGGTGACCTCCACGGTGCCGTTGACCAATGAACCTGTCACATTCATTGTGGCCCGCATTGATCACAACCCCGGAACGGATCCAAGGGTGGCGGGGGCGGCAGACCGGATTTACCTGTGGTTCAACCCCGCGGACCTGAGGGTGGAACCGGACATCAATTCGGCCGATCTGACGCTAACGCCCACGCAATTCGATTTGAACAACGACCGCGATTACGTGTTCAACGTGATTCGGCTCTTTGGTGGGAACTTCAACACCACCGTGGGGTACAGCTCGGTGCAGGTGGATGAAATTCGGATCGGCACCACCTACTTCGATGTGGCGCCGATTCCCGAGCCTTCGGCACTCTCCCTTTTGGCGGTCGGTGGTGTGATGGCGCTGGTCACCTTGTGGTTGCGGCGGCGTACGGCGTGAGGCGAGGACGGACTCCGAACGGCGGGGCTGTTTGGGCCCCGCCGTTTTTGTTTGTGGATGGAGCCGATCCGACGGATCGGGCTGATCCGACGGATCGGGCTGATCCGGCCGGTTTGTTCGGTCCCGGGCAGTGCCGGGCGTGGACCGGGGTTTTTGTGGGGAAGGCTTGCGGGGGTCATGAGCGGGGGTCATACTGGGTGTAAAACGGTGAGGGTATTGGCCTATGTCCCTGGAACTGGAGCTTCAGAAGTTTCCCAAGGTTGTGACGTTGAAGGACGGCACTCAGGTGACGTTGCGGCCGTTGCAGAGCAGCGACGAGCCGGCGTTACACGAGTTTTTTCTGGCGGTGCCGGAGCAGGAACGGATGTTCATCAAGTATCGGGTGACGGACCGTGCGGTGATCCGGAACTGGTGTCAGAACATTGACTATGGTCGGAATTTTCCGTTGCTGGCGTTTGCGGGGAACCGTGTGGTGGGGGACGCGACGTTGCATCAGCAGTTGGGGGGGTGGAAACGGCATGTGGGGCGGGTGAGTGTACTGGTGCATCCGCGGTTTCGGGGGCGCGGTCTGGCCCGGGCCCTGGTGTCGGAGATTGTCGAGGTGGCGCGGAACCTGGGCCTGGAGAAGGTGGAGGCGGAGTTCATCGGGGAGCAGGAAGCCGCGATGAAACTGTTTGCGATGCTGGGGTTCACGCATCTGGTGCGGATTCCCGATCATGTGAAGGACATGCAGGGGATCAAGCATGACTACATTTTGATGGAGCTGGTGTTGCGGACGGACGAGGAATACGCGGGTGCGGGCTGAGGGGAGGGAGGAGGTGCGGTGTGGCGCCACCGGTTTGTCCGTGTTGCGGGTGTCGGTTGGATCCGGAGGCGCCGGTGTGTCCGGAGTGCGGGGCGGATGAGCGGACGGGTTGGGCCGGGGCGTGGTCGGGCGAGGAGCCGGAGGAGGAGGAGTTTGATTACGAGGCGTATGTGCGACGGGAGTTTGGGGGCCGGGAGGGACCGCGGCTGAAGCCGGAGGGGCTGACGTGGTTTTGGTGGGTGGTGGGGATGCTGGTGTTGGGGGTGTTGGTGACGGGGTGGTTGCGGGTGTGGTGAACGGCCGGGCGGGTCGGGCATGAAGGGAGTTCGCCGTTGCCAGCCGGGGTGTGCGGACCTAGTTTGGTGGCGTCCATGAGGCATTATCTGGACTTTGAGAAGCCGGTTGTGGAGCTGCAGGCCAAGCTGGAGGAGCTGCGGAAACACGCGGCTGCGCACGGGATGGACGCGGCGTTTGAAGAGGAGATCCAGCGGCTGGAGCAGAAGCTGGCGGAGACGAGGCGACAGATTTTCACGCAACTGACGCCGTGGCAGCGGGTGCAGCTGGCCCGGCATCCGAAGCGGCCGTACATGCTGGATTATGTGCGGCTCGTGTTCACGGATTTTGAGGAGCTGCACGGGGACCGGTTGTACGCGGACGACCGTGCGGTGGTGGGCGGGTTTGCGCGGTTGAACGGGCAGCCGCTGATGTTGATCGGGACGCAGAAGGGTCGGGACACGAAGGAGAACATCCTGCGAAATTTCGGGTCGGCCCATCCGGAGGGGTATCGCAAGGCACTGCGGCTGATGCGGATGGCGGACAAGTTCGGTTTGCCGATTGTGACGTTGATTGACACGGCGGGGGCGTATCCGGGCATTGGCGCGGAGGAGCGGCACATTGCGGAGGCGATCGCGGTGAATTTGCGGGAGATGATGTTGATGGAGGTGCCGATTGTGGCGGTGATCATTGGCGAGGGCGGCTCGGGCGGTGCGTTGGGGATCGGGGTGGCGGACCGGGTGTTGATCATGGAAAACGCGTATTACTCGGTGATCAGTCCGGAGGGTTGCGCGGCGATTTTGTGGAAGGATCGGTCGGCGGCGCCGCAGGCGGCGGCGGCGTTGAAGATTGTGGCGTCGGATTTGCTGGCGCTGGGTTTGGTGGACGAGGTGATCCCGGAACCGCTGGGGGGTGCGCACAACGATCCTGCGGCCGCCGCGGCGGCGCTGAAGGAAGCGGTGTTGCGGCATTTGGCGGAGTTGCAGGGGTGGTCGGGCGAGGAGCGGCGTCGGCGCCGGTATGAAAAGTTTCGGGCGTACGGCCGGTTTGAGAGGCAGCCGATGCGGCTGACGGCGCCGGTGGTTGAGTCGGGACAGGGTTGCAACGGTCAGGGTTCGGGCGCGGCGGCCGGGGCGGCGCCGACGTCGGGTTGATCCGAGGCGTGACCGCCGGATGGGGTTTGTGCGTGCGCGTCTGACAGGGCACCGCCCTGTGGATGAGGTTTTCTTGGCGTCCTGGCGGGCCGGCCTGGCGAGGGGCGGGTTGCTGTTGTGATGGGCGGAGGTGGCGGGCGGACGTTTCTGGAGGTCTCGTCGGCGGGAAGCACTGGTTTCGACGGGGTTTGGCGTTGGTGGGTTGGTTTCCGGGACGTCCGGGCCCGTGCATGAGTTTGCGGGGAGGGCCCCGCCCCGGTACGGGTTGTGCGGGTGTGGACATGGTTCGGGTTTTTGGTTTGCGGCGATGGTGCCGGGCATGTTGAGTGGGGGAGATGTTCTATCCGTTGCTGTTGGAACCGCGGTTCAAGGAGCGTGTGTGGGGCGGGCGGCGCCTGGCGGCCTTGTATGGCAAGGCGTTGCCGCCCGGACTGCCGATTGGGGAATCGTGGGAGGTGACGGACCGGCCCGGGGACGTGAGCGTGATACGGAATGGCCGGTGGGCGGGCCGGGATTTGCGGTGGCTGATGGAGGAGCATCGGGAGGGGTTGCTGGGTGGTGCGCGGGATGAGGGCGGCCGGTTTCCGTTGCTGGTGAAGATCCTGGACGCGCGGGAGCTGTTGTCGGTGCAGGTGCATCCCCCGGCGGAGGTGGCGGTGCGGTTGGGGGGCGAACCGAAGACGGAGCTGTGGTATTTCACGGAGACGGAGCCCGGGGCGGTGATTTATGCGGGGCTGCGGCGTGGGGTGACACGGGAGGAGTTTGAGCGGCGGTTGCGGGAGGGTCGGGTGGAGGAATGCATTCACCGGTTTGCGGTTCGGGCCGGGGACGCGGTGTTTTTGCCGAGCGGACGCGTCCATGCGCTGGGTGCGGGGGTGGTGTTGTTTGAGATTCAGCAGAACTCGGACACGACGTATCGGGTGTTTGACTGGAACCGGGTGGGGTTGGACGGGCGGCCGCGGGAGTTGCATGTGGCGGAGGCGCTTGAATCGATCCGGTTTGACGATGTGGAGCCGGGTCCGTTGCCGGAGGTTTGGGAGGGATCGGGTGAGGGGAGTCGTCGTCGGTTGGTGGATCATGAGTTGTTTCGTGTGGATGCGTGGCGGTGGGAGGGGCCAACGGTTGTGAAGTGGCCGGGGGGCCGGTGTCGTGTGCTGGGGGTGGTGAGGGGTCGGGTGAGGGTCCGGGGCGGGGGCGAGGTTGTGGAGCTGTTGCCGGGGACGTTTTGCGTGGTGCCGGCCGGGGTGGCGGCGTTGGAGTTGGAGGTGGGAGGGTCGGCGGAGCTATTGGAAGCCGAGCCGGGGCCGCTGGAGTCGGCGGGCTCGGTGATGTCGAGGGAGGGACGATGAAACGTTTTTTGCAACAGTGGTTGATCGGGACGCTGGCGGTGTTGGTGGCGGTTTACGTTGTGCCCGGGGTGCAATATCAGAAGCCGCTGGACCTGGTGGTGGCGTCGTTGTTGCTGGGGGTGTTGAACGCGGTGTTGCGGCCGTTGCTGGTGGTGTTGTCGTTGCCGCTGGTGGTGGTGACGTTGGGGTTGTTTGTGCTGGTGATCAACGGGTTGTTGTTGTGGCTGGTGGGCTGGTTGATGGCGCCGCATTTTGTGGTGGAGGATTTTTGGGCGGCGTTCTGGGGCGCGCTGGTGATCAGCGTGATGAACGGGTTGTTGACGCGGCTGACGGGGTCGGGTTCGGAGGGGTCGTCGGGGTCGGGCGGTTCGCGTGGGTCCCGGCGGGGCGGGTCGGGTTCGGTGATTGACATTTGAACCGGGTCGGCGCGTGCAGGATCGGGTGCGGGTACGCCGGCTGGTGTGAGGTCGCGGGGGTGTGCGTTGGATGTGGACGGTATGAGTGGATGGCGTTGGAACCGGTGCAAACCGATTGAGGCGCTGGGTGGGGAGGGAATCCCCGGGCATTTACGTTTGCGGCGGGCGTTGGGTGCGCGGGAGCTGGTGTTCCTGGGTGTGGGTGCGATTGTGGGTGCGGGGATTTTTTCGACGGCGGGGACGGCGGCGGCGGGTGGGGAGCATCATTTGGGGGCGGGGCCGGGTCTGGTGTTGTCGTTTTTACTGGTGGCGGGTGCGTGTGCGTTGGCGGGGTTGTGTTATGCGGAGCTGGCGGCATTGGTGCCGGTGTCGGGCTCGGCCTACACGTACGCGTACGCGACGTTGGGGGAGTTGGTGGCGTGGATCATCGGGTGGGACCTGATTCTGGAATACGCGATTGGGAACGTGGCGGTGGCGATCAGCTGGTCGGATTATTTTCAGACGTTGGTGGCGGGTTTGGGGTGGGAATGGCCGGTTTGGCTGGGGACGGATTATCGGTCGGCGTGGGCGGCGGCGCGGGAGATGTCGGCCTGGTTGGCGCAGGGGGGTGAGGTGGGGGCGCTGGCGCCGGCGGTGGTGGAGAAGGCGCGGGCGTGGTTGGAGGCACCACGGCTGTGGGGTGTGCCGTTGGTGTTGAACGTGCCGGCGGCGGCGATTGTGGGGTTGATTACGTGGGTGCTGGTGCGCGGGATTCGGGAGAGCGCGGCCTTCAACACGGCGATGGTGCTGGTGAAGCTGGCGGTGATCGGGTTGTTTGTCGGGGTGGGGGCGTTTTACGTGGACCCCGGCAAT from Limisphaera ngatamarikiensis includes these protein-coding regions:
- a CDS encoding glycoside hydrolase family 30 protein, which gives rise to MWVANPAESFQPIEGFGASDAWAAQFVGRWPEETRQQVARLLFSREFDPAGRPRGIGLSIWRFNIGAGSAEQGADSGIRDPWRRAECFQNAQGYWDWSKQAGQQWFLEAARRHGVETVVAFVNSPPVHLTRNGRAWGDGSEHSNLAPERYAAFAEFLATVCEHFEKAGLPFDYLSPINEPQWRWSRRNGQEGCPWTNEEIRALVPVLGRALQTRGLKVRLVLPEAAQLLHLLGPTEGEPLCSDQLRELFGDRSDALLRTPAVAPVVAAHGYGTTTSRTQLRRVRQDLGERLRTDHPRLRYWMSEYCILDENDGGRLRGPGRDLGIEPALFVAEVIHQDLVLAWATSWQWWLAISPYDYKDGLVYVDRNPAGGRVYESKLLWAVGHYARFVRPGAVRIHVQVDPAGARLPDESGPWISGFRHPRSGTYTFVALNRTDREVPVILRMADGSRLRFRSYLTTPEPDVNLQPGPLMETGRAWTLPARSMVTWVSEL
- a CDS encoding PEP-CTERM sorting domain-containing protein (PEP-CTERM proteins occur, often in large numbers, in the proteomes of bacteria that also encode an exosortase, a predicted intramembrane cysteine proteinase. The presence of a PEP-CTERM domain at a protein's C-terminus predicts cleavage within the sorting domain, followed by covalent anchoring to some some component of the (usually Gram-negative) cell surface. Many PEP-CTERM proteins exhibit an unusual sequence composition that includes large numbers of potential glycosylation sites. Expression of one such protein has been shown restore the ability of a bacterium to form floc, a type of biofilm.) produces the protein MKTRFLPALIASAAISVAPMKAAAVLLAYEGFDYTPGQSLVGQSGGLGFATNWLGDANTTANTLIVAGSFTYTDAFGNTLVTSGNRVWVTGDGRPEGDNFPGGVNGNAAPRRLLDVDRGLDSEPTTTWVSLLALRVGMPYEYNSPDGKVAYYGRGVGALQFFYNASRNISSSAGNEMVSIGRGSENTSGIDPNRNVDTWAVLNRGSAAQQVTSTVPLTNEPVTFIVARIDHNPGTDPRVAGAADRIYLWFNPADLRVEPDINSADLTLTPTQFDLNNDRDYVFNVIRLFGGNFNTTVGYSSVQVDEIRIGTTYFDVAPIPEPSALSLLAVGGVMALVTLWLRRRTA
- a CDS encoding GNAT family N-acetyltransferase, producing MSLELELQKFPKVVTLKDGTQVTLRPLQSSDEPALHEFFLAVPEQERMFIKYRVTDRAVIRNWCQNIDYGRNFPLLAFAGNRVVGDATLHQQLGGWKRHVGRVSVLVHPRFRGRGLARALVSEIVEVARNLGLEKVEAEFIGEQEAAMKLFAMLGFTHLVRIPDHVKDMQGIKHDYILMELVLRTDEEYAGAG
- a CDS encoding acetyl-CoA carboxylase carboxyltransferase subunit alpha, with the translated sequence MRHYLDFEKPVVELQAKLEELRKHAAAHGMDAAFEEEIQRLEQKLAETRRQIFTQLTPWQRVQLARHPKRPYMLDYVRLVFTDFEELHGDRLYADDRAVVGGFARLNGQPLMLIGTQKGRDTKENILRNFGSAHPEGYRKALRLMRMADKFGLPIVTLIDTAGAYPGIGAEERHIAEAIAVNLREMMLMEVPIVAVIIGEGGSGGALGIGVADRVLIMENAYYSVISPEGCAAILWKDRSAAPQAAAALKIVASDLLALGLVDEVIPEPLGGAHNDPAAAAAALKEAVLRHLAELQGWSGEERRRRRYEKFRAYGRFERQPMRLTAPVVESGQGCNGQGSGAAAGAAPTSG
- a CDS encoding type I phosphomannose isomerase catalytic subunit, whose translation is MFYPLLLEPRFKERVWGGRRLAALYGKALPPGLPIGESWEVTDRPGDVSVIRNGRWAGRDLRWLMEEHREGLLGGARDEGGRFPLLVKILDARELLSVQVHPPAEVAVRLGGEPKTELWYFTETEPGAVIYAGLRRGVTREEFERRLREGRVEECIHRFAVRAGDAVFLPSGRVHALGAGVVLFEIQQNSDTTYRVFDWNRVGLDGRPRELHVAEALESIRFDDVEPGPLPEVWEGSGEGSRRRLVDHELFRVDAWRWEGPTVVKWPGGRCRVLGVVRGRVRVRGGGEVVELLPGTFCVVPAGVAALELEVGGSAELLEAEPGPLESAGSVMSREGR
- a CDS encoding phage holin family protein codes for the protein MKRFLQQWLIGTLAVLVAVYVVPGVQYQKPLDLVVASLLLGVLNAVLRPLLVVLSLPLVVVTLGLFVLVINGLLLWLVGWLMAPHFVVEDFWAAFWGALVISVMNGLLTRLTGSGSEGSSGSGGSRGSRRGGSGSVIDI